One Salvia splendens isolate huo1 chromosome 1, SspV2, whole genome shotgun sequence genomic window, TCTGATGTGTCATTCCAGCTCACATGTGAGTGggcgtgttaaaactcttaaatcttgtctcatatcgacttggtgatgatcgtATCTCATCTATATTATGGTCATctatattagagcatccacaatggcggctagcggatcgactagccgattcccggcgcaggccggtccgctcgccgaaccattgaaggcggcgagcggcaaatcggcgagcgcacgccaaTTTTCGGGctctggccgatgcgctcgccgatcggctggccgccattgcaggctcccgatcggccagctaaattttttttattaatttttcgaaacactatatatacgcgatctgTATGTCTATATTTCGATCTCAACTTTGAACCAGAAATCGATCATAAGAAGATGCTGAAGACGAAGAGTCGTGTCTCTTCATTTTCAAACTATTGCAAATTAGTCCTTCAACTTTTGGAAATTACGTTTCAGGATGAATTTTCTGTACagcaactttaatggaaataaaaaatttccaagcTGACCTGGCAGCTCGACCCCAATCAGgagcgctgcccccgaacccccgtctaatcataacgaattcaaataagtgtacaTTCCGCACTTctaacttatttgatgtctcattatgatcatactgatcaatcaagttaatccaattacactaaaatatccaacaatttgcacgtcattttcattcacaccacttgttttaattgaatagtTGTGGGCGCAgaggactgcacgtcgttagattttttttgagttaatataatttttttgaattaatgtacttttttaattttaatattattattgaattttcccgtatctgtgtcgtaaatttaattccgtattttgtgtgattgttaattatttatttttataattttgtatattgtggctagcctattgtttgtccagttgtttgtcctgatgatgtggcaggaggagtttttaagtgctgatgatgtggcaggaggagttgtggctaggctatggctagcCTATGACTGGCCTATttgccattggagatgctcttagggtggataaccctcccctttTCTAATACCTAGCATTATAAATAGAGGGCTTTGTTCATTTTGAACTTAAGGAATAACTACTCTCCCGCGATTTTCCTCCCAAAACCAACATAAGTGTGATCTATAAAACAAACATACTCTCCCGcgattttaaatattttatcaatttttcttttctttctgcTACGCAATTATTTACTGTAGTACATAATGTATGGGAAATGGTCCAGATTTTGGACGAGAGAGAGAACTTTATGAATTTGAGCGTGAAACTGTGGAGTGTATTTTTGAGTTAACAGATTTGGGAATTTTATATAAGCCCaatatttagagcatctccaatagcggcgagcacaccggctagccgattcttggcgctcgccggtccgcttgccgaaccattgcagccgacGAACGCCAAATCAGCAAGAAAAACGgagagcgcacgccgattcccgagcgctcggcgatgcgctcgccgatctcctggccgccattgcaaGCTCCAGATCGGCGAgcgggattttttttaatttaattttcgaaacactatatatacgcgatctgcacgtcattttcatttgcaccacttgttttaacgagttttctctctttgttaatttctgtacaagatcaacaacgcgaaatgagtaacgcgggtggtggtagtggtggggatgttGAGGAGTTCGAACGGCGTTTGAACGAaaagttggaggcctatacgtcccgagAGATCGACCGACTGATACAACGGGCCTTGCAACCGGCGGTACCTtgacctcgacccgttgtcccccgccgagcagtgattgatcgggatcacgtagctgcacatcagcggctatttgacgactacttcgcaccggagccgcggtttaacaccaacattttcaggcggcgttttaggatgagcagggccctgtttatgcgtattgttgacgctttggagcgtcgatatctgtgtttccgcttcaggcacgatgcggctggcacacccggccacacacctattcaaaagtgcaacgcggcaatcaggcagttggcctacggaggcgcggcagacatgtgggacgagtacctccacatcggcgagtcgactgcccttgaatgtatgaagtatttctgtcagggcgtggttgaaatattccgtgatcagtaccttcgaagccctacccccgaagactgccaggagctgaCGCAGATACACGGGGCGAAGCATGGGTTCctgggtatgttaggcagcatagattgtatgcattgagagtggaagaactgccccgctgcttGGAAAAGGTTCTACACGACcagctacaagggaaagaatctcacgatgatcctcgaggccatagctgattaccggctgtggatttgacatgcatattttggggtagccaggtcgaacaacgacctcaacgtcctcaactcgtcgccccttttcaacgagcagtgccagggcgtcggtccgaccatcagttttgtcgccaacgagaaccagcatgatatgggctactacttggcggatgggatatatcctaggtggtccgtctttgtgaagacgatcagatgcgcatcagatgagaggaatgcctaatttgcggaacggcaggagtcggcgcgcaaggacgtggagcgcgcatttggtgtgctccagtctcgatgggcggcaattaggggtccaacgcgtttgtggcatgtcgactgcattgttgatataatgtatgtctgtattatcatgcacaatataatgtacgtctgtattatcatgcacaacatgattgtcgaagatgaaggtgtacaactgactagttgggccaacgacgataatgaagccggtccaagcgaCGGGGTGGCCACCCCCAGcgtacgaagtggggtacctcacgatgaagacggccgcctccaagcacatgccgacatgcgccaagtggaagctcatattcgactccaaaaggatttaattgaagagttgtgggcgcggaggactgcacgacgttagttttttttttgtaattttgtaatttttttaatgtacctttttttagtttaaatgaaattattgcatttttttcatatctgtgtcgtaagttgaatttcgtattttgtgtgattgttatttttataattttgtttattatggcTCGGCTATTGCTTAACCagttgtttgtcctgatgatgtggcatgaggagtttTAATGCTGATGaagtggcaggaggagtttatGGTTGAGCTATGGCTGAGCTCTTGCTATTGGAGATGGTCTTATGTAAGATATTCACTAATCACTACTCATAGTAAGCAATGTTCTCGATTAAGAAAGTAAacacttttcttttcttttctatattttaatttttaaattagatTTGGCAACCGTATTTTAAATTGGATGGAGTTAAAGTTAGATGTAAAttcttgaaaaataaactaatGGTGGTTGAATCGAATTCGAATTCAAAATGCTTATTACATGGGGGAAAAATGAAGCTtggtttgatttttatttatgtaatcggttttttcaaaaatattttgcaaaagaaaatgcttataattattataattcatAAAACTCTACTGTTTTTCACACTCCGgtatttatattaattcaaaTAATGTTATTAATGTTGAATcactttgaaaattttaattatttctaaaaacaaatatttgcaTAGTTAATTGAATAAACATTTGTgaattttgataaagttaaatatgaaaatatatattattataaatttaactTCAAAATTGTACTTTAtcaaataagattatttttaatTGTAGTTATGACAGTGTCACTATCGTTTTTCTTATAtaagtttaataaaaataataaattaggtTTTGATTTCAAACTTAATCATCATGATCACaatttatttagaataagaaacaaATAGTACTAACATAGTTGGGTGCAATATttttgttagagcatccgcagctaTGCTCGTTGGGACGGACGGCATCCGTCCCGCTGGCACGACAACGCGCTGCTCGCCGTTGCGCTCTCGCTGCTCGATGCATTATgctcgtccgtgccgctgagcaggcgacgtgacacgtttctattcgccaacggattatccgttggaattattattatttttaaaaataaaaaaaataataccgaaaataataccaaaaattaaaaaaaaaaatcagattcccaaaaatatagccgttttattaccatttttttggaattttttatttttttataattttttaaaaccctaaaatcatctataaatacacacattcatcatccatttttcacatctataaaaatggatttcaccgatatcatggctgaagcggagagcgaagaacaagaatactatgaacaatatcgtgccgcctatgaagcctatgtcgccgccaccaccaccgcctctcctcctcgaccaactagatcaattcgccgctaCATACCTCGTgatcgggagggagccaacgaaaggctcttCGAGGACattcgttctgctttcggtgaggaattccttcgggcatccaccaccgaagattgtcaacggctacttcatcttcacgaaacagtccacggttttcccgatatgcttggcagcattgactgcatgcattggaagtggaagaattgcccgactacTTGGAGGAGGCaatacttaagcggccacaaaggcagaggctaggggtgagcaaaaaaaccggaaaccgaatatccgaactgaaccaaaccgaaattttgaaattcggttcggtttttttcagtttttcggttcggttcggttcggttttaaaaataaaaaaaattcggttttcggttcggttcgggcgaagaaaaaaccgaaaaaccgaattatatatatatattctattaatttaatatattatattatatataatatatatatattcttttaatatattctactatataatatatattatatgtattattaattttatattatatataaatattctattagtatatataaaataaaataaaatacacatatataaatatatatttctattatatttatttttttaggtttttcggttttttttcaggtttttcggttttttaagttcggttttcggtttttcggtttcggtttttcgagttcggttcggtttggattttgaactaaattcggtttttcggttttggttcggttttggcaaaaaaccgaaccgaaacccgaatgcacacccctagcggaggcccaacgcttatccttgaagcggtcgccgactaccgcctatggatttggcatgcatattttgctgttgccggatccaacaacgacttgaacgtgctctatttttcaccactcttcaatgatgttttgaatggtgtagcaccggcgatcgacttcaccgtcaacggaaatgcataccacatgggttactatctcgtcgatggtatctacccaaggtggtctactttcgtgaagacattcagcaatccgcaagactcgagacgggttctttttgtgcagcgtcaagagtctgctcggaaaggcgtcgaaagagcttttggggtccttcaagcccgattcatcattgtgaaggccccgtctcggctgtggtacgttaagaatatcgccgacatcatgtacacgtgtattatcttgcacaacatgattatagctgacgaatgaccgagggcggctaacttttacgatGAGGATGAAGCcgaaagctcaaccgcgaggtctcccccacgctgaggtgtgcatacgacggtgggcgagaggatcgaaacaagacacacaatgcgcgataccatAACCTACACTGAGATACAAGAAggcctaatcaaacacatttgggcgaaattcagcCATGAGTcgtggttttttttatttttatgaatttaattatgtaatttttaatttttaggattttaattatgtaattttttatttttttagtaatttgtactggtatcggatatttttaatgcattttaatattgtggaaatgtttttagtaattgaagtatttaaattgaataatggaatagTGAAACCTTTGaacatgtccttgcggaagagcagagagtaaaaaagtaataaaagtggatccgggctcacatctgtgctctttggcaagagcacggatgtagaTGGTCTTACATGCTCACAAATTAAGAGTATGTCGACGTGTGTAAATTTGGAGAAAGGGAAAATGTGTGTTAGGGAAAAAGAAAACATGACAGCAAAAAAGGGAGGAAAAGGGAAAGATGGTCAAATTGCTCCTCGAAGACTACTTCCGATTCCCTCTACTATCTTTATCGAAATTATACCATTTTCACTTActacaattttaaatttgaattccaTCTTCTTTCATTTTAGGAAACCAACTAAATCAATAATCTCAAATGCTATATGTTTGCGAAAAAACAGTCACAAACTAAATTgtaagtagtagtattttttttaatggaaaGGTGAAGCATGAAATATAATGACTTTAGCCAACTTAGAAGGATGGAATATTTAATAATCCTATCCAATTCTCAGTTGAAACGTAGCACATAAATACTTTTAATTGTTTTGTAATTaaagtttttttaaaactctagaAGGACATTGTTAGAATAATTTGCTGGACGGTGCCACAATCAATGATGCTGAGTTGGCCAATTATTACtacaaagaaaaagtaatttagAGAAGTgtgctaaataaataaaaaagtgggGGTGTTCGGTTCGAGCTTatatccgagattaaatttgtagtgtgtttggtttatgagattCAACCTCACAACtgaatcctagatggataatcatgggataattagtcataactaatctcctatgactaaaataatctcacaactcaatcctagattgtatattggtattattttatcttggaaaccgaacaccacttGATCGTACACAAAATCTGCATGGAGGCAATCTGATTTTGGTCTTTAAATTTTAGTTCTTTTTATGCAATTCCAGTCCTCGAATTTTGCAGCCAATTCCAAGTATATACATGCCCTAcaccaaacacacacacaatcaCACATTATTATTCCTCCCACGCTAATTAACTTCCCCAATATTAGTAGAATTTCATCTATTTGAAGGTATGTTTGTTAAGTCTCGTCACATTACATATATACACATGTCAAACTATATATATTGAAATGTTTAAGTGTGAATTATAGAAGGATCGGAGAAAGGATGAACAGGCCGGGCGATTGGAGTTGTCGGAGCTGCCAGCACCACAATTTCCAGAGGAGGGAGTCTTGCCAGCGATGCGGGGGCCGAAAGCCCCGGGCCGAGTTCATCACGGGGCCAGACGTGCGGCCCGGGGACTGGTACTGCGCCATCGCCAACTGTGGGGCCCACAACTTCGCCAGCCGCTCCACGTGCTTCACGTGTGGTGCCACCAAGGATGAACGAGGATTCGACTCCGACCTGTCGCGTGGCCGCGCTCTTGGAGGCGGCGCCGCCTGGAAATCCGGCGATTGGATTTGCACTAGGTACTTACGtaccaataaattttttttttaattcgtctCCGATTTTGTATGTTAATTAGTGTGTTAAACTTAAAAGGGAATTTGGGAATGAATTGATTAagttcaattttaaaaaattgaacagGTATGCATGCAATGAGCACAATTTTGCGAGCAGGATGGAATGCTTCAGGTGCAATGCGCCAAGGCAAACCACTGACAGCTCTTTCTTCTAATCATGTTTTGGGGtaagtttctttttttttctcatatttttatatttgaatttttgcaATGGGGATTATaatttgtattcttaactcaatatttatttatttttcttttatattttacaCAGAAACTAAGAGCAAGGCTGAAGCATGATACGAATGAACGGGATTGTGAACGACGATATATGACTATGCTTTCAAGAATATGATTTAGCCTGCATTTCCCAATTTATCTTTCTGCttttcttagttttgatttCCTTAATTTGGGAATTAGCATTAGCTAGGTGATCAGCTATGGTTGCAATTTTAATTATGATGGGATGTAGGAAGTTtgtagtatttgaattttgtaaGATGTATCCTCCCTTTCTGTTTCTGTTTCTGTTGTATTGTCACaaaaatttcatatttcttgTCTTAATTAACTGTGACGGTCAAATGTTAATAATTGGAAATAACAAGAGGACTATAAGTTAAACTAGTAATAGTATACTtgtgaaataaaatgaatatgACGTATATGAACTTGAGATAAAATCTTGAGATAAAATGAATCTTTAGTTTAATTGATGCATGCATGGAATATCTGATAGACCaataaacaaatactccctccatccactaTTTAATTAAGAGTTACTGTATTTAATTAATGAGGTAAATATGGAATACCTTGTAAAGAAAATATTGTagatttattgaaaaaatataggTATTCCATATTTACCTCATGCATGAAACAGTTGCTTAACTTCCATAGTCTATTTTCCCAGTTAAAAGAAACACCGGAATACAttgattattttaaataaacacagtataatattttttcaaattatttaatagtagtataataagTTCACAATGATTGAGCTAGCTAGATTTGCGAATGTATCACATCAATCCATATTCatgtaattaaataatgattACTTCTTCTgtttccgacgtagagatgtgggttgatCCAGCTTCTTTGGTGGCtggttttgataatttttcgtTTCACCCTCGTATATATATTGTCAGTTCTTTTCCACTTGATAGTATGGAGGATCTCGACCTGTGGGACCTCTATTTGGCttcttcatgttcttgtttagatcctagacacttttgggctaagatcatgttggtagaacattttattttgatattatttacgggttggaggtctgcctaaacctcccgcccacaaagggcgtttttttattaaaaaaagtaaataatgaTTACTTAATTAAAGATATTCCATCCATCTTTGACAAGTCCTGTCCTCGTAAGTTTTGTACTTCAAAATTATgtgtaaaaatgatactccatcaAACTATGATTACATATCCTTATACGACTTTGAGACAACATACTCATATATTTTAAGGTATAGTTCGATTGTCATGACTAATTATTATAAGATAatcaatttataattaaattatgtgattattttagttggagtcTTAGAGGAGATAACTGTAATTAATTATCAAATAATTATTCATCTAAGATTAtgttgtgagattcaatctcaagaaccaaacataatactccctccgtctcataaaataaaacttttgggatgacatatATGGATTTATTATCCAATTagcaaagtaagagagagatagaaagaaaaaataattatgccATATTTAGTTGACGGGAAAGTAaggttggcaaggaaaatgattcctgggaaaatgaatcccgggaatatgattcctaataactttattttcctgtgtttggaaaatatcaagattttaaatttatatttaatttaaacaccaaaataaaaatatacttatgatttttttaattataaaaaagaataataatgtaaaataaattattaattacaaataataataatttattattatgatggatagtttaaatatgaattatccatcataatatataataatataattataattatagttacatggagtattatacgcatttattataataataaatataattattattatataattataatatttacggATATTATAcgatttatattatataattatattttaattatttaataaattatttattactattatggatattataaaatatagttataattatgatcattttaatcatatttatttagtatactgaaattaagtactccctccgtcccattaaagatgacccactttcctttttggtttgttccaAACAAGATgtctcattactaaaaatgaaaactcttttatctctactttatttcttctctcttactttactctcgccacttaacacacaaaataaaactgcataaaaacTCATGCCGGATTTATaatacattattaaattatttttaaaacattgtaattattattattattattattaataataaaattatactatattgcattaaatatgtaagaattctaaaactgggaaaaagaatacctaagaaaagttaggattcagaatcctggaaagttgtactaactttcttTGTTCTCGGATTCTGACTACTTtctcagtttgattaaaaaccgaaacaaacacaagaatttaaaatttaaggaattagATTAttttcccagacagaatcctgacaaccaaacataGTCTTAGAGTATTGTTAGCGGAGAATGAGACTCACctcatttaaaataaaagagttaTCATAAATAGAAGTGTGTTATTTTATtggacggacaaaaatgaaaagagattctatttctatgggatgaAATGGGtaattatttaatcatgagatataaGTTTACCAACCAAACAACCCCTTGCATACTCttcttattttatactccctccgtctatg contains:
- the LOC121802922 gene encoding uncharacterized RNA-binding protein C17H9.04c-like, translated to MNRPGDWSCRSCQHHNFQRRESCQRCGGRKPRAEFITGPDVRPGDWYCAIANCGAHNFASRSTCFTCGATKDERGFDSDLSRGRALGGGAAWKSGDWICTRYACNEHNFASRMECFRCNAPRQTTDSSFF